A portion of the Oxynema aestuarii AP17 genome contains these proteins:
- the ppsA gene encoding phosphoenolpyruvate synthase, translated as MVSTAPEKTPQGSKETAFVLWFEEVGIADLALVGGKNSSLGEMIQQLASKGVSVPTGFATTAYAYRYFIEKAGLEEKLRKLFADLDLDDVNNLRERGKQARALVMNTPFPQDLQDAIAAAYLQLCKRYGGDSQFCERFGPDYQKVCEEYSSDTDVAVRSSATAEDLPDASFAGQQETYLNVHGVKGVLEACHKCFASLFTDRAISYRHQYAEKREDFDEFSVALSVGVQKMVRSDLATSGVMFSIDTETGFKNAALITAAYGLGENVVQGAVNPDEYFVFKPTLKEGKRPILEKRLGSKEIKMVYDLGGSKLTKNVPVPEPEREKFCISDEEILTLAKWACIIEDHYSQVRGKDTPMDIEWAKDGMTGELFIVQARPETVQSQKAGNVIRNFKLNGTSDVLARGRAVGEMIGQGKARVILDVHKIDQFKEGEVLVTNKTDPDWEPIMKKSSAIVTNQGGRTCHAAIIAREMGIPAIVGCGTATADIETGQEITVSCSEGEEGKVYSGLIPFEVQETKIDNLPRTKTKILMNVGNPEEAFGLSSIPCDGVGLARFEFIIANHIKAHPLALIHYDELEDESVKKEIAQLTALYPKNKPEFFVDKLAHGIGTIAAAFYPNPVVVRMSDFKSNEYANLLGGKQFEPKEENPMIGWRGASRYYDPKYEQAYGLECKALKRVRDEMGLTNVIPMIPFCRTPDEGRKVLETMEKYGLKRGENGLQVYVMCEIPSNVILADQYSEIFDGFSIGSNDLTQLTLGLDRDSALVAHIFDERNKAVKDMVQMVIEKAKKNGRKIGICGQAPSDYPEFARFLVELGIDSISLNPDSVMKTLLDIAKLEESLNR; from the coding sequence ATGGTTTCCACCGCTCCTGAAAAAACGCCTCAAGGTTCCAAAGAAACCGCATTCGTTTTGTGGTTTGAAGAAGTCGGCATCGCCGATCTCGCCTTAGTCGGCGGTAAAAACTCCTCACTGGGTGAAATGATCCAGCAACTGGCGTCCAAAGGCGTCAGCGTTCCCACGGGGTTTGCCACCACCGCCTATGCTTATCGCTATTTCATCGAAAAAGCGGGATTAGAAGAAAAGCTACGCAAACTCTTTGCCGACCTCGACCTCGATGACGTCAACAACTTGCGGGAGCGGGGGAAACAGGCTCGCGCCCTCGTCATGAACACCCCCTTCCCCCAAGACCTGCAAGACGCCATTGCCGCCGCTTACCTGCAACTGTGTAAGCGTTACGGCGGCGACAGCCAGTTCTGCGAGCGCTTCGGCCCCGACTACCAAAAAGTCTGCGAAGAATACAGCAGCGACACCGACGTAGCTGTCCGTTCTAGCGCCACCGCCGAAGACTTACCCGACGCCAGTTTCGCCGGACAACAAGAAACCTACCTCAACGTCCACGGTGTCAAAGGGGTACTCGAAGCCTGCCACAAGTGCTTCGCTTCCTTGTTCACCGACCGCGCCATCTCCTACCGCCACCAATATGCAGAGAAGCGCGAAGACTTCGACGAATTCAGCGTCGCCCTCTCCGTCGGCGTCCAAAAAATGGTGCGTTCCGACCTCGCCACCTCCGGAGTCATGTTCTCCATCGACACGGAAACGGGCTTTAAGAATGCCGCCTTAATCACCGCCGCTTACGGTTTGGGTGAAAACGTGGTGCAAGGGGCCGTCAACCCCGACGAATACTTCGTCTTCAAACCGACCTTAAAAGAAGGCAAGCGTCCGATCCTCGAAAAACGGCTCGGCAGTAAAGAAATCAAAATGGTCTACGACTTGGGCGGTTCCAAGCTGACCAAAAACGTTCCCGTTCCCGAACCGGAGCGCGAAAAATTCTGCATCAGCGACGAAGAGATCCTGACCTTGGCGAAATGGGCTTGCATCATCGAAGACCACTACAGCCAAGTCCGGGGCAAAGACACGCCGATGGACATCGAGTGGGCGAAAGATGGGATGACGGGCGAACTGTTTATCGTGCAAGCCCGTCCGGAAACCGTCCAATCGCAAAAAGCCGGAAACGTCATCCGCAACTTCAAACTCAATGGAACGAGTGACGTTTTAGCACGCGGTCGTGCTGTCGGCGAAATGATCGGCCAAGGGAAAGCCCGGGTCATTCTCGACGTTCACAAGATCGACCAGTTCAAAGAAGGGGAAGTCCTGGTTACCAACAAGACGGACCCCGACTGGGAGCCGATCATGAAGAAATCGAGCGCGATCGTCACCAACCAAGGCGGACGCACCTGTCACGCCGCGATCATCGCTCGGGAAATGGGGATTCCGGCGATCGTCGGATGCGGAACCGCCACCGCCGACATCGAAACCGGACAAGAAATCACCGTTTCTTGCTCGGAAGGGGAAGAAGGAAAAGTCTACTCCGGCTTGATTCCCTTTGAAGTCCAAGAAACCAAAATCGACAACCTGCCGCGCACCAAGACTAAAATCTTGATGAACGTCGGCAACCCTGAAGAAGCCTTCGGTCTGTCCTCGATTCCTTGCGATGGCGTCGGTTTGGCTCGCTTCGAGTTCATCATCGCCAACCACATCAAAGCGCACCCCTTGGCGTTGATTCATTACGACGAACTCGAAGACGAAAGCGTCAAGAAGGAAATTGCCCAACTGACGGCTCTCTATCCGAAAAACAAACCGGAATTTTTCGTAGACAAGCTCGCTCACGGGATCGGCACGATCGCCGCAGCGTTCTATCCCAATCCCGTCGTCGTCCGCATGTCCGACTTCAAGAGCAACGAATATGCGAACCTCCTCGGCGGTAAGCAATTCGAGCCGAAAGAAGAAAACCCGATGATCGGCTGGCGCGGTGCCTCCCGCTACTACGATCCGAAGTACGAACAAGCTTACGGATTGGAATGTAAAGCCCTCAAACGGGTTCGCGACGAAATGGGTCTGACCAACGTCATCCCGATGATCCCGTTCTGCCGCACCCCGGACGAAGGTCGCAAAGTACTAGAGACGATGGAGAAATACGGTCTCAAGCGCGGCGAAAATGGCCTGCAAGTCTACGTGATGTGCGAAATCCCGAGTAACGTCATCCTCGCCGACCAATACAGCGAAATCTTCGATGGCTTCTCGATCGGTTCCAACGACCTCACCCAGCTTACTTTGGGTCTCGATCGCGACTCCGCGTTAGTGGCTCACATCTTCGACGAACGCAACAAAGCGGTCAAAGATATGGTGCAAATGGTGATCGAAAAAGCCAAGAAAAATGGTCGCAAGATCGGGATCTGCGGTCAAGCGCCCTCCGACTATCCGGAATTCGCCCGCTTCTTGGTCGAACTCGGAATCGACTCGATCAGCTTGAACCCCGACTCCGTGATGAAGACCTTACTCGACATTGCCAAGTTGGAAGAATCCCTCAATCGTTAG
- a CDS encoding HD domain-containing protein — MLSKRFNEALSFAAELHATQTRKGSGIPYIAHLLAVASIALEYGANEDEAIAALLHDAIEDQGGAIAREQIRRRFGDTVTAIVEGCTDADTLPKPPWRQRKETYLAHLLSASPSVRLVCAADKLHNARSILNDYRQVGEDLWTRFKGGRDGTLWYYRSLVETFKQIDSTPLIEDLARVVDELETTCKNPVRLSS; from the coding sequence ATGCTGTCCAAACGATTTAACGAAGCCCTCAGTTTTGCTGCCGAATTGCACGCCACCCAGACCCGCAAAGGGTCGGGAATCCCCTACATCGCCCACTTACTCGCCGTCGCCAGCATCGCCCTCGAATACGGCGCCAACGAAGACGAAGCGATCGCCGCCTTACTGCACGACGCCATCGAAGACCAAGGCGGGGCGATCGCCCGGGAACAAATTCGCCGTCGATTTGGCGACACCGTCACCGCGATCGTCGAAGGGTGTACCGACGCCGACACCCTGCCCAAACCCCCCTGGCGCCAGCGAAAAGAAACCTACCTCGCCCACCTTCTCAGCGCTTCCCCCTCGGTTCGCCTCGTCTGTGCGGCGGACAAACTCCACAACGCCCGTTCCATCCTCAACGATTACCGACAAGTCGGCGAAGACCTGTGGACGCGCTTCAAAGGCGGTCGCGACGGAACCTTATGGTATTACCGATCGCTGGTCGAAACCTTCAAACAAATCGATTCGACCCCCTTAATCGAAGACCTCGCCCGGGTCGTTGACGAACTCGAAACCACCTGTAAAAACCCCGTTCGACTCTCGTCCTAA